One part of the Rutidosis leptorrhynchoides isolate AG116_Rl617_1_P2 chromosome 1, CSIRO_AGI_Rlap_v1, whole genome shotgun sequence genome encodes these proteins:
- the LOC139879391 gene encoding peptidyl-prolyl cis-trans isomerase FKBP62-like yields MDDVFDFPAAGDIMNNLPAAYDAPVTLKVGDEKEIGTLGIKKKIVKEGEGRDTPDNGDEVEVHYTGTLLDGTQFDSSGDRGTPFKLTVGQGQVIKGWDQGIKTMKKGENALFTIPAELAYGESGLPPNISPNATLQFNVQLLSWLSVIDICKDGGIIKKILVKGEKLENPKDFDEVKVNYEVKLADDTLVVKSDEIEFTVKDGHFCPALSKAVKTMKKGEKVVLAVKPKYGFGEKGKQASGNEVGVPPNATLQITLELVSWITVINVTSDKKVVKKILKEGEGYEHPNEGAVVQVKLVGKLQDGTIFFKKGYDETALFEFKTDEEQVIDGLDWAVVTMKKGEVADLVIAPEYAFGSAKSKQELAVVPPNSTVKYEIELVSFVKGKESSYMTTLEKIEAADKKKEEGDTYFKAGKYLKAAKRYEKAAKFIEDETDFSEEEKEQTRALKVVCYLNDAASKLELDELNDYKEVRKLCSKVLKIDRTNIKAMYRRAKASLGLADLDLAEIDLKRALEIDPGNR; encoded by the exons ATGGATGACGTTTTTGATTTTCCGGCAGCCGGAGATATTATGAACAATTTACCGGCGGCCTATGATGCTCCGGTGACATTAAAAGTTGGAGACGAAAAGGAAATCGGTACTCTAGGTATAAAGAAGAAAATTGTCAAAGAAGGTGAAGGTCGTGACACTCCTGATAATGGCGATGAGGTTGAAG TTCATTATACTGGAACGTTGCTTGACGGAACTCAATTCGATTCGAGTGGTGATAGGGGAACTCCATTTAAGTTAACTGTAGGTCAAG GTCAAGTAATTAAGGGATGGGATCAAGGGATCAAAACAATGAAGAAAGGAGAGAATGCGCTTTTCACCATTCCTGCAGAGCTTGCATATGGTGAGTCTGGTTTGCCTCCAAATATCTCACCAAACGCTACTCTACAGTTTAATGTGCAGCTGCTTTCGTGGTTGAGTGTCATCGATATTTGCAAAGATGGTGGAATAATCAAGAAGATTTTAGTCAAAGGAGAGAAATTGGAGAACCCCAAGGATTTTGATGAAGTCAAAG TGAATTATGAGGTTAAACTTGCGGATGATACTTTGGTTGTGAAATCAGATGAAATCGAGTTCACTGTCAAAGATG GCCATTTCTGCCCTGCGTTGTCTAAGGCTGTGAAAACAATGAAGAAAGGTGAAAAAGTAGTCCTTGCAGTTAAACCAAAAT ATGGATTTGGAGAGAAGGGGAAACAAGCTTCGGGTAATGAAGTTGGAGTACCACCAAATGCTACTTTACAAATTACATTAGAGCTTGTGTCATGGATAACTGTTATAAATGTTACAAGTGACAAAAAGGTTGTAAAGAAAATATTGAAAGAAGGTGAAGGGTATGAGCACCCGAACGAAGGAGCTGTAGTTCAGG TGAAATTGGTTGGTAAACTCCAAGATGGAACCATATTCTTCAAAAAAGGTTATGATGAGACTGCGCTTTTCGAATTCAAGACAGATGAAG AGCAAGTAATTGATGGGCTTGATTGGGCTGTGGTGACAATGAAGAAAGGCGAGGTTGCTGATCTCGTTATTGCACCAGAATACGCTTTTGGTTCTGCAAAATCTAAGCAAGAATTAGCTGTTGTGCCTCCAAACTCAACTGTGAAGTATGAAATTGAGCTTGTTTCTTTTGTTAAG GGTAAAGAGTCTTCTTATATGACTACTTTGGAGAAGATTGAGGCAGCTGACAAAAAGAAGGAAGAAGGGGACACCTACTTTAAGGCCGGTAAATATCTGAAAGCTGCTAAGCGATATGAGAAG GCTGCCAAGTTTATTGAAGATGAGACTGATTTTAGTGAGGAGGAAAAGGAGCAAACAAGAGCATTAAAGGTCGTTTGCTACCTCAATGATGCAGCCTCTAAGCTGGAGCTGGATGAGCTGAATGATTACAAAGAAGTTCGGAAGCTTTGCTCCAAG GTATTGAAAATTGACCGCACAAACATCAAGGCGATGTATAGAAGGGCCAAAGCTTCCCTTGGTCTTGCGGACTTGGACCTCGCAGAAATTGATTTGAAAAGGGCTCTTGAAATAGACCCGGGAAACAGGTAA
- the LOC139843497 gene encoding uncharacterized protein: MTINASSIEEDITSPNHPLYLHQNYHPGLILISKKLTGSDNYSSWRRSIMIALNAKNKLKIVTGEITEPAAKSNIKSHWDRTNDMIISWILNTISDQIGNSLSFINSASALWKELQEHYSQLDGHRIYQLANTIETRKLHG; this comes from the coding sequence ATGACAATTAATGCTTCATCAATTGAAGAAGACATAACCTCACCAAATCATCCACTATATCTCCACCAGAATTATCACCCTGGGCTGATCCTAATCTCAAAGAAGCTAACAGGATCAGACAATTACAGCTCCTGGAGACGATCTATCATGATAGCTCTAAACGCGAAGAACAAATTGAAGATCGTAACTGGTGAAATCACAGAACCTGCAGCTAAATCAAACATCAAATCTCATTGGGATAGGACTAATGACATGATTATCTCCTGGATCTTGAATACAATTTCAGATCAAATTGGTAACTCACTAAGTTTCATCAACTCTGCATCTGCACTTTGGAAGGAACTGCAAGAGCATTACTCTCAATTGGATGGACACAGGATCTACCAATTAGCAAATACAATTGAAACAAGAAAGCTGCACGGTTGA